The nucleotide sequence GCGGGCATCGAAAACGGATTTGTCCACGCGGAATTTTATCACGGCGGATGAATCGCTTACGCAAAGAATGTTTGCAGAAAAATTGATGAATCAGCAAATTCAAGAAGCGATTGCTGAAGACCGCATCAAAGTTTTTTATCAGCCGATTTTTTCTATCTGCGAAAATCGTTTTGTGAGCGCCGAAGCGCTCGTGCGCATTGAAGATGAAAATGGAAAAATTATTTCACCGGTGGACTTTATTCCCATCGCCGAAAAGAACGGCTTAATTATGGACATCGGACGCCGTGTTTTTGAAAAAGTTTGCCATTTCTTTGTGGACAAAAAATTGGAATCTTTTGGCATTCAATATATCGAAGTGAATTTGTCTGTCATTCAATGTGCCGATGAATTTTTGGCGCACGAATACGGACGCATTATGGAAAAATTCCGCATTAAACCATCGTGCATCAATTTGGAAATTACAGAATCCGCATCGCTTCATGCCAAGCAAATTTTGATAAAAAATATGCAGCAACTTTTGGATTATGGTACATCATTTTCTCTCGATGATTTTGGTACGGGAAATTCGAATTTGAATTATATTGTCGATATGCCTGTGCAAATTGTCAAATTTGATCGCAGCATGATTCAGTCGTATTTTACAAGTCAAAAAGCAAAGTATGTCATGGACGCTGCCATGCAAATGATTCACGGTATGGAATTGGCGATTGTCGCCGAAGGCATTGAAACCGAAGAACAATACAATGCGATGAAAGAAATTAAAATTAGTTACATTCAAGGTTATTATTTTTCAAAGCCGCTTCCCGAAGAAGAATTCTTGGATTTTTTGCGCGAAAAACAGCCCGCTTAAATTGCAGAAAACGATACGGAAAATTGGAAAATTGCACGGCGAAAAAGGGTGCGATTTTTTATATTGTGAATATGAAAAAAATTATTTTGATTCTTCTTTTTATTGCGGCATTTGTTCAAGCGGCTGCACCGAAAATTTCAAAAGCTTGCTCCAAATCAAAAGGCGAAAAAGCTTGTTCGGAATCTCTCATTCAGTTAGCAGAACAAGGAAAAGCGGGCGATACCGCAGCGATTGATTTATTCGGAAAAACATTGACTGCGGTGCGGAAAAATAAAGCGTTCATGAAACCGGTCATGATTAAAGTCGATACTTTTCTTTGGGAAAATTGCAAAAAGAAAGAACGCGACGCTTGCTTAGAAGCGTGCACTGTTCGCACCGATTCTTCTTTTACTCGCGAAGATGCTCCGGATTCGGCGACTTGTGCTGCGAACCCGCAAAAGTTAGTTGCTAAAAAAGTAAGCGTTCCGACGCCATCGCCGATGAAAATTTTCATCGATTCGCTTTCGACGGATGTCTTTTGGAATTCTTCTTTTGAACTCGCAAAAAATTGGCGCATAGCGATTGCGGATTCGATTATTCCGAGTTTAGATTCGGCGCAAGCGTTTTTGCTTTCGGCGGATCCCGCAGATTTTATCAGCGCCCGTCGGAAATTTCATTTCTGCGCTGCTTATGGCGATTCGCTCAATGCCCGCTTGGATTCGTTGCAGGCACCTGTTCGTTGCCCTGTCATCGGAAGCGTTGTAGATTCGCGGGATAATCAAAGTTATCGCATCGAACGATTCGGTGAAAAAATTTGGATGATCGATAATTTGAATTTTGACATTCCCGATTCTTCGGCTTGCTATGATGGCGATTCTTTAAATTGCGAAAAATATGGAAAATTATACACATTTGCTGCGGCACAAAATGCGTGCCCCGAAGGATTTCATTTAGCGACGGACGAAGATTTTGATGCGTTAACGCCGATTGATGTTGCAGAATTTGCGGTGACGATTGTCTTTGGCGGTTACTTTAATCAAAACGGAATTTGCGCGCTTTCGGGCGAAGGCACTTATTTGTGGACGGCAACCGAAGAAGATGCGTCTCGCGGATTTGTGCGCAATCTTTTCTCCGATGCGACAGCACTTGACAAAGCTTCTGTCGATAAACGTTACGGCCTTTCTGTCCGCTGCGTTCAAGAATAATTTTCGCCGAGAAGAAAATGGAATTTCGTCCGAGTTGTTCCCGAGAAACGTGGAAAAATCGTTTAGCGCTCACGCAAAAAGTGCGCGCTTTTTTTCAAAAGAGAAATGTACTTGAAGTCGAAACGCCTGTGCTTTCGCGGGCGAGCGGAACCGATGCGCATTTGGATTATTTTGAAACTATCGGAAAGCCTTCGCGTTATTTGATGACGAGTCCGGAATTTCATTTGAAGCGTTTACTCGCCGCCGATTTCGGGGACATTTTTGAAATCGCACACGCATTCCGTTTAGACGAAGTCGGGCGCAAACACAATTCGGAATTTGAACTTGTGGAATGGTACCGCGTCGGAATGCATTACGAAGAATTGATGTGCGAAGTCGAAGATTTAGCGAGTGAAATTTTAGGGAAAATGGTGAAGGCGGAACGGCTTTCTTTCCGCGAAGCGTATCGGCGTTATGCGCAAGTGGATCCGTTTACGGCAACGCGAGAAGATTTTCGTCAAGCATTAAAAGCAAATCAAGTTCCCGATGTCGAAGGTTCTGATTCATTTTCCCGCGAAGATTTTTGGGATTACTTAATGGTCACCGTAATCGAACCGCATTTGGGAAAGGATTCTCCACAATTTTTAATGGATTATCCCGAAAGCGAAGCAGCGTTAGCGCAGACCTATTTGAACGCAAACGGCGATCGTGTGGCAAAACGTTTTGAACTTTATATTCAAAATATGGAGCTCTGCAACGGTTACGAAGAACTCACCGATCCTCAAGAACAGAGACGGCGATTTGAAGCGGACATCGCTTGGCGCAAAGCGAATGGAAAACCGATTCCCGCAATCGATGAACGATTCTTGGCGGCGTTAGAACACGGAATGCCCGCGGCTTCGGGAGTCGCCATGGGACTCGATCGTTTGTTTATGCTTGCACTTGGAAAATCAAAAATCGAAGATGTCGTCTTGTTTATGGACGACAATTCGTAGCCGCATTTCCAAGCGCCCGCTCAATTTGAACGCGGATAATTTCTTCGTGGAGCGGACCGACTTCGCGGAGTTTAATGGCACCGGTACTGTCGATTAAGAAATGCGTCGGGATGGCGCGCGGGTGTCCGAATTTCTTCATCAGCTGAAAATCCCAATAGACGACGGGATACGGAATTTGTTTTTCGCGGACAAATTCTTTCATTATTTTTTCGTCGTCATCTTCGTTGATTCCGATGACATGTAAACCGCACGGAGAATAGTCAGCATAAATTTTTTTGACGAGAGGAAGTTCTGCGTTGCAGTAGCTGCACCACGATGTGTGAAATACAAAAAGGGTGACGCCTTCGTAACCTTCAATGCGTTCGGGAATGCGGTCGTAGGCGGCGTCGCTGCAAGCCGCACAGAAAAGCGCCGAAATGAGGGATGCGCCTAAAAGGATTTTTTGAAAGTTGAGCATTGTATAAACAATTTAGTTATATTCAAAACATGGCTTACAATATTCAAGATCTTCTTTCTGAAATGGTGAAACGCGGCGCTTCGGACTTGCACATTACGGCGGGAATTCCTCCGATGCTCCGCTTGGCGGGAAAGCTTGCTCCGATGGGAACGGAAACCCTGAAACCGGACGAGACGATGCGCATGACTTACAGTCTGATGAACGAACTCCAAAAAAAAGCGTTTGAACAGAACAAGGAATGCGATTTTTCTTTTGGCATTGCGAATCTTGCCCGCTTCCGGGCGAACGCCTATCTGCAGCGCGGTTGCGTCGCCTTGGCTCTTCGAATTATTCCTCTTGAAATCAAGACGTTTAAGGATTTGGATTTGCCGCCGATTATTGCGGAATTTACCACGCGTCCGTCGGGACTTGTGCTCGTGACAGGTTCTACAGGTAGCGGTAAATCGACGACTCTTGCGGCGATGATTGATAAAATCAACAAAGAACGCCACGAACATATTTTGACGATTGAAGACCCGATTGAATTTTTGCACAAACATCAGAATTGTATGGTGAACCAGCGCGAAGTGGGAAACGATACGAAGAGTTTTTCGCAGGCGCTCAAAATGGCTTTGCGCCAAGACCCCGATATTGTGCTCATCGGCGAAATGCGTGACTTGGAAACGATTCGCGCAGCGTTAACGATTGCAGAAACCGGTCACTTGACTCTCGCAACACTTCATACAAACTCAGCAGTGCAAACGATTAACCGTATCGTCGATGCCTTCCCGCAAGGAGAACAACAAACGGTGCGAACGCAACTTTCGTTTGTGCTTCAAGGCGTTGTGTGTCAGATGCTTTTGCCGAAAATCGGCGGCGGTCGCGTCATGTGTTACGAAATCATGAATGTGACTCCGGCAATTCGCGCTCTTATCCGCGACAATAAATCGCATCAAATCGGATCGATGATTGAAATCGGTCAGAAGTTCGGGATGAACACGATGAATATGCGTCTTGCAGAACTCGTGCGCCAAGGAAAGCTCGAACACTTTGAAGCGGTCGCCAAATCTCCGGATCCGAATCAGCTCGAAAAAGAACTTGAGAAATTGGGAGTTTAATCCATGCCTGTTTTCCTTTATAAGGCGCAGAATACTCAAGGGAACCAGTTTAATGGGAAAATTGAGGCGAAGGATAAAAACGAAGCGGAATCGCTTTTACGTCGCAAGCATTTAGTGGTCGAAAGCGTTAAGCGGAAACCGCTCGAACTCAAAATTCAAATCGGTTCGGGCATTAAGTCAAAAGACATTTCCCGCTTTACGCGTATGTTCAGCTCGATGACTTCGGCGGGCCTTCCGATGTTACAATGCTTGACGATTCTCGAAGAGCAAATGGATAATCCTGCGATGCGCGATGTGGTGCATAAACTCACGATGTCGATTAGCGGCGGTTCTAGCCTTGCCGATGCATTAACGCAGCATCCGAAAGTCTTCGATAAATTGTATTGTAACATGGTCGCAGCCGGTGAAGCGGGCGGTATTCTCGATGGCATTTTAATGCGTCTCGCTGACTATCAAGAATCCAATGAACGCTTGGTGCGCAAAGTGAAAAAAGCGCTTACGTATCCGGTGATGGTCGCAGTCGTCGCCGTGGTCGTCGTGATTTTGATGCTTTCGTTCGTGGTGCCTACATTTGCCGCTTCGTTTACAGAACTCGGCGGTGAACTTCCGGGTCCGACGCAATTCGTGATGGACCTTTCGGATATTATCCGCGATTACGCTGCCTTCTGGATTTTGGGTGCGGTTTCGATTATCGTCGCCTTTAAAGTCGTGATGAAAGTGCCCAAGCTCCATTTTGCGTTTGACCGCTTTTTGTTAAAAGTGCCGAAAGTGGGCGACTTGCAAATCAAAAGTGCGGTGGCTCGTTTTAGCCGCACTCTTGGAACTCTTTTGAATGCGGGCGTTTCGGTGACAGAAGCGTTGCAGGTAACAGCGAAAACTTCGGGTAACTCGGTTGTTGAAGCGGCGATTATGAAAATTGCCGTGGGACTTGCCGGCGGTAAAAGTATCGTAGAACCGATGAAAGAAACCGGAATTTTCCCTGCGATGGTGATTCAAATGGTCGGCGTGGGCGAAAAGACTGGTCAGTTGGGCTCAATGCTTTTGAAAGTTGCGGACTTCTATGACGAAGAAGTGGATGCGGCAATTGACGCTTTGACTTCGATGATGGAACCTCTTATCATGGTGGTGCTCGGCGGCGCAGTCGGCTTCCTCATGATTGCAATGTACATGCCGATGTTCAGTATGTCCGATGCGATTAAAGGCTGATTAATCGCTTAAATTGATCGATTAAAATCATTTCAATTTTTCAAAACGGCTCGTTTTTTCAAAAAACGGGCTGTTTTCTTTTTGGCACGCATTTTGCATTTATGCGATTGCCCTAATGTTGGGGTTTTTAAGGAGTGCATTTATGCAAATGAAAAAGAACGTCACCGAAAAACAGACCGCAGTCAAGTCTTTGCCGAAGACTTCGGAATTTGATTGTTTGGTCGTCACCAATGTCCGCGTATTTCCGTTTAAGGAAGGCGTCAATATGGGACATATCAAAGCCTTGGCAAAGGTTGTGCTGAACGATCAAATGCAGTTGACAGGTCTCCGCGTCGTCGATGGGGAAAACGGACTTTTCGTCGGTTATCCGAATGATCCCTTTTACAAGGGCGATGAATATCGCAGCATTTTCTTTCCGATTACCAAAGAATGCCGCGAACACATCGAAAATTGCATCTTGGAAAAGTACCAGGAAATGATCGCAGCAGCTTAAGGAATTGCAACGTGTTTCAGAGAATTCGCACAAGTTGTCTTTTGGGTATTCAAGCAATCCCAGTAAATGTCGAAGTGGATTCTTCGGCGGGTCTTCCCGGATTCACTTTGGTAGGTTTACCGGATAATGCTGTTCGCGAATCTCGGGAACGCGTTGTTTCTAGTATTCGAAGTTCAGGTTATGCGGCTGCAGGCAGCCGGATGACGGTGAATTTATCGCCCGCAGATTTGAAGAAAGAGGGGACTTCTTTAGATTTGCCGTTAGCGATGGGAATGTTAATTGTGAGTGGAGAAATCCCCGCAGACAATCCCGAAAAATTTGTGTTTATGGGGGAACTTTCTTTAGATGGAAAAGTCAAAGCGGTCCGCGGTGTTTTATCGGTCGCGATGAGCCTTTCTAAAGAGAATGATATTTTTGTGGTGCCGAGGGAAAATGTAGCCGAAGCGAGTTTGGTGGAAGGACTTGCGGTGATTGGCGTCTCCACACTTTCGGAGTGTATCGAGGCGGTTGCGCCCGAGTCTGGGGTGACTCCGTTACGGTCGCAAGGAATTTCACATCGAAATTCTGTTGTGGATTCCTCGGCACCGGATTTTCGTTCTGTGGTGGGAATGGAAGGGGTAAAACGTGCGTTAGAAATTGCGGCGGCGGGCGCGCATAATTTTTTATTAGTGGGTTCACCGGGTTCGGGGAAGACTTTTAGCGCGCGATGTCTCCCGGGAATTTTACCGCCGATGACGGATGAAGAAATTTTGGAATGTACGCAGATTTATTCATCGATGCGGGTTTTAGGGGCTGCAGGAACAGAACGCTTTTTGAATCGTCGGCCGTTTCGTTCTCCGCATCATTCTTCATCGATGGTCGCACTCGTGGGGGGAGGAGCGCATTTGCGCCCAGGGGAAGCGAGTTTAGCGCACAATGGCGTCTTATTTTTGGATGAATTGCCGGAATTTAATCGCAACGTATTGGAAGCTTTGCGGGAACCGATGGAAGAAGGAATTATCCGCATTAGTCGTGCTTGCGGAACGGTTTCGTGGCCTGCGCGATTTATGATGGGGGCTGCGATGAATCCGTGTCCATGCGGTTATTCGATGGATCCGAAACGCGATTGCACTTGTTTGCCCGATGCCGTTCGCCGTTATCGTCAACGGATTTCGGGACCGATGCTCGATCGCATTGATATTCAGGTGGCGGTGCCTTCTACCGATCCGCAGAGTTTGATGCAAAAGAAAGCGGGGGAATCTTCGGCAGAAATTCGGGAGCGGGTAATTGCCGCAAGAAATTTGCAGCGGCGACGTTTTGGGAAAAAAATTCGTGCGAATGCTGAAATGTCTAGCGATGCGACGAAAGCTTTTGCGCAGATGAGTACCGCGACAGAACATTTTGCAGTAGCCGCCGCCGATAAAATGCAGTTAAGTGCCCGCGGCTATTATCGGATGTTAAAAGTTGCCCGCAGCATCGCTGACTTGCGCATTGCGAAAGACGGTGAAAACGCAGTCGATGCTCCCGTAGAAAATGGCGATGTTGCAGAAGCTTTGCGATACCGAGCTTTTTAATAAAATGGATGGCGCCCGCAGAGCGCCATCTTTTCCATTTCTAATTCTTTTCATTTCTCGTTATTTTTATTTCGGCTTCCGAAACAGCGCTTCCGGGGAGAGCTTCGGGCTTTTCCACTTTGACCCAAGCCGCTTGAATTTTCTCGGATTGAGCGAGAAGAAATTCCGCAGATTTCGAGACGAGAGTTTCGATGAGAATGAATTTGGATTCTTGAATGTAGCGTTTTAACGCTTCGGAGAGAGCTGCATAATCTACGGTGGCGTTCAAGTCATCGGAGGCGGCAATCGGGGCAAAATCAAGCCATAACGAAAAGTGCAAACGGATGGGCTGTGGCTTTTCGCGCTCAAAAGAAAGGGCTCCGAGAATTGTCTCAAAGCCCATATCTCTAACTGTAATTTTTCCGGTAGCCATTACCAAGTGAAGAGAACGATAGAACCCGCAATAGAAAGTGCGGCGATACCGAACCAGATATTACGAGCAGTGGAATAAGAATCCATCGTATCTTTGTTCTTGCTCTTTTTCTTCTTCAAAGTGTAAAGAGCAGCGTGTTCTTGCTTAGTGCCGTTTTGGTATGCAATGTCATTGGATTCGTACCAGACGACGGATTCGTAGCAAGAATTCTTGCCACCGCAAGCGGCTGCGATACTTTCTTTGTGCTTATCCATCAAATCGCTGACATCGTCGTGAGCCGATTTTGCATCGCTGTATTGCATTTGATCGTAGATACCGACGCCGATACCGAGAGCGGCGACACCGACAAGACCCCAAGCGCTCCATTTGCGAACTTCATCTGCGATACCGAAACGGTTTGTGACATCGTTCGAAGCTTCATCGGCTGCATAACTTTCATCGTTGGCGCGGTTAGCGGTTTCGCTGACATCGCCTTTCACATCGTAATTGTAATCGTCTTCGGTTTCGCAATCCGGATCGTCATCGTCGCAGTATTCATCGTCATCGGAGGAAGAAGAACTTTCGGGGACGGCGGCTGCGGCTGCATACATTTCATCGCTCGACGAAGAAACATCCCCTTCGGAGCTGCTCGATTCCACATTTACCGGAACGAGTGCAATGGTCTTCACCCCGCGGTGCACGAACATCGCCGAAACGCCTTCGGCAAAAACGGACTTGCCGTCGAAGTAAACTTTTTCGAGGTCGCTGTTCGCATCAGCAGATTCGCTCGAATACGCTTTTGCTTTGACGACGAAACCGTAAGCGATTCCATCGGGAAGAGAAAATTCGGCGAGTTCCGACTTTCTCGAACCTTCGCGTCCTTCGTAAAGTTGATAAGTCGTCGGCGATTCGCCAAACGGATCTTCGAACTTTTGACGAACATAAAAGCGTCCGCTTTGCACATTTTCTACGGTTCCAGAAGAGGAAATTTTTAACGATCCACCAAATTCTGCGTCGATAAATTCGTCGGGAGTTCCCGCTTCTTCACCGGAAAAGCTTTGAATCGTATAGTTGTCGGCAGCAAAAGCCGTCATAGCAAGGATGCCGATAAATGCGAATAGCGTAGACTTCATTCGTACACTCCGAAAAATATTCTGCCCTAAATATATATAATCATTTTTTGAATGGTATCGTCCGAAAAATTTTCTAGCTTAGATACTCGAAAAAGTGATGAAAAACAAAGAAAATACCCATTGCGTCGTGCTCGGCGCAAGTCATAAAACGTGCCCCGTCGCCTTGCGGGATAAGCTCGGTTTTTCGGGGGAACAGCTCGAAAAAGGGCTTTTGAGCTTGAAAAATCTTCCTGGACTCTCGGAAGCGGTCATCGTTTCGACGTGTAATCGCACCGAAATTTACGCAGCGACTCTTTATCCCGAAGATTTACGCGATACTTTGGTAAATTGGTGGGCGGAATTTTCGCATTTGGATGCCGCAGAACTCGTTCCGCATTGCTTTTATTTGGCTCATACCGAAGCGATTGCACATTTATATTCGGTCGTTTCGTCCCTCGATAGCCTCGTCCTCGGGGAAAATCAAATTATGGGGCAAGTCAAAGATGCGTTTCAAAAAGCGCAAAAAACGGGAAGCGCAGGATTTTTCCTCAGTCATCTTTTTCAGACGGCGTTGAGCGTCGGGAAAAAAGTCCGCGAAGATACTGCGATTGGCGACGGAACTGTTTCGATTCCGTTTGCTGCGGTGCAGCTCGCTTTGCGAGAATTTGGTCAACTCGCCGCGTTGAATGTCGGCGTTCTCGGCATGGGCGAAATGGGAAATATCGCTTCGGTGGAACTTTCGGCAGCGGGAGTCACGCGATTTTCTTTTTTCAATCGGACTCTTTCGCGGGCAGAAAATTTTGCAGCGCGTTTTGGCGGCGAAGCTTTTGAATTGAATCAAATTTCGCAGATTTTACCGAAATTAGATTTACTCATCGCAGCGGCATCGACTCCGGAATATTTAATTACCGCCGAAATGATTCCTGCGGAGAAGAAAAATAAACTCGTTTTAATCGACATCGGAGCGCCGCGGAATATCGATCCCGCCGCAAAAGACATTAAAGACGTTTCGCTTTTTTGCATTGACGATCTCACAAAAGTCGTCGAAGAAAATCGCAGCAAGCGAAGACATTCAGCGGAACGCGCCCGCGAAATTATCGGCGACGCTGTGGATGAATTTGCCGAATGGTATGCGACTCTCGGCGTGATTCCGCTCGTCCTTTCTTTGCGAAATCATCATCTTAAAATTGAACAAGAAGTTCTCGCCAAATGGGAACATCGCGTTTCGCCCGAAGACTTTGAACGGCTGCGGCGATTTGCTGACGAACTCATCGCAAAAATTTTGCACACGCCTTCTGCAGAACTCAAACATTTGGGCGCAGCAGGACTCGGGCTCGAAAGCCGTTTGATTTTAGAAAAATTATTCGATTTGCAAGAAGACGAAAAAGGGTAAATATGGAAACGGTGAGAATCGGAACGCGCGGAAGTGCTCTAGCTTTGGCGCAAGCTCATTTAACGCAAGATTTGATTCAACGAGAATTTCCGCAGTTGAAGGCAGAAATTTGCGTCATCAAAACGAGCGGTGATAAAGATCATGTGCGCTCTCTAGTTTCGTTCGGCGGGCAAGGCGTTTTTGTCAAAGAAATTGAAGAAGCGCTTTTGGAAAATCGAATTGACATCGCGGTGCATTCTCTCAAAGATGTTCCCGATTCGATGGATGCGCGACTTGAACTTTCGGGATTTTTAAAACGCGAAAATCCGCGGGATGTTTTGGTTTCAAATGGTGTGCGTTTTGACGATTTAAAACCGAATGCGAAAATTGGAACGGGTTCACCGCGGCGCGTGCTGCAATTAAAAAAGATGCGGCCCGATGTGCATTGCGTCAATTTGCGCGGGAATTTACCGTCGCGAATTGAAAAAGTCAAAACGGGAGAATTGGATGCAATTCTTCTCGGCGCTG is from Hallerella porci and encodes:
- a CDS encoding SpoVG family protein, giving the protein MQMKKNVTEKQTAVKSLPKTSEFDCLVVTNVRVFPFKEGVNMGHIKALAKVVLNDQMQLTGLRVVDGENGLFVGYPNDPFYKGDEYRSIFFPITKECREHIENCILEKYQEMIAAA
- a CDS encoding FISUMP domain-containing protein, encoding MKKIILILLFIAAFVQAAAPKISKACSKSKGEKACSESLIQLAEQGKAGDTAAIDLFGKTLTAVRKNKAFMKPVMIKVDTFLWENCKKKERDACLEACTVRTDSSFTREDAPDSATCAANPQKLVAKKVSVPTPSPMKIFIDSLSTDVFWNSSFELAKNWRIAIADSIIPSLDSAQAFLLSADPADFISARRKFHFCAAYGDSLNARLDSLQAPVRCPVIGSVVDSRDNQSYRIERFGEKIWMIDNLNFDIPDSSACYDGDSLNCEKYGKLYTFAAAQNACPEGFHLATDEDFDALTPIDVAEFAVTIVFGGYFNQNGICALSGEGTYLWTATEEDASRGFVRNLFSDATALDKASVDKRYGLSVRCVQE
- a CDS encoding dihydroneopterin aldolase, encoding MATGKITVRDMGFETILGALSFEREKPQPIRLHFSLWLDFAPIAASDDLNATVDYAALSEALKRYIQESKFILIETLVSKSAEFLLAQSEKIQAAWVKVEKPEALPGSAVSEAEIKITRNEKN
- the hemC gene encoding hydroxymethylbilane synthase, whose amino-acid sequence is METVRIGTRGSALALAQAHLTQDLIQREFPQLKAEICVIKTSGDKDHVRSLVSFGGQGVFVKEIEEALLENRIDIAVHSLKDVPDSMDARLELSGFLKRENPRDVLVSNGVRFDDLKPNAKIGTGSPRRVLQLKKMRPDVHCVNLRGNLPSRIEKVKTGELDAILLGAAGLNRLGLAKSISEIFAVENVTPAIGQGIIAIQSCVNNLRAKEIAKKISDETTVIAARAERLWMNLLGGGCRVPMGAILEPQNKNFLFTAYLSDPANGNFLRLAQKFSAEDLAENICEKSLKNFAEKFIAECRKKNIRLPSDVAGTEAIAAFWNAEH
- the hemA gene encoding glutamyl-tRNA reductase gives rise to the protein MKNKENTHCVVLGASHKTCPVALRDKLGFSGEQLEKGLLSLKNLPGLSEAVIVSTCNRTEIYAATLYPEDLRDTLVNWWAEFSHLDAAELVPHCFYLAHTEAIAHLYSVVSSLDSLVLGENQIMGQVKDAFQKAQKTGSAGFFLSHLFQTALSVGKKVREDTAIGDGTVSIPFAAVQLALREFGQLAALNVGVLGMGEMGNIASVELSAAGVTRFSFFNRTLSRAENFAARFGGEAFELNQISQILPKLDLLIAAASTPEYLITAEMIPAEKKNKLVLIDIGAPRNIDPAAKDIKDVSLFCIDDLTKVVEENRSKRRHSAERAREIIGDAVDEFAEWYATLGVIPLVLSLRNHHLKIEQEVLAKWEHRVSPEDFERLRRFADELIAKILHTPSAELKHLGAAGLGLESRLILEKLFDLQEDEKG
- a CDS encoding TlpA family protein disulfide reductase → MLNFQKILLGASLISALFCAACSDAAYDRIPERIEGYEGVTLFVFHTSWCSYCNAELPLVKKIYADYSPCGLHVIGINEDDDEKIMKEFVREKQIPYPVVYWDFQLMKKFGHPRAIPTHFLIDSTGAIKLREVGPLHEEIIRVQIERALGNAATNCRP
- a CDS encoding type II secretion system F family protein — protein: MPVFLYKAQNTQGNQFNGKIEAKDKNEAESLLRRKHLVVESVKRKPLELKIQIGSGIKSKDISRFTRMFSSMTSAGLPMLQCLTILEEQMDNPAMRDVVHKLTMSISGGSSLADALTQHPKVFDKLYCNMVAAGEAGGILDGILMRLADYQESNERLVRKVKKALTYPVMVAVVAVVVVILMLSFVVPTFAASFTELGGELPGPTQFVMDLSDIIRDYAAFWILGAVSIIVAFKVVMKVPKLHFAFDRFLLKVPKVGDLQIKSAVARFSRTLGTLLNAGVSVTEALQVTAKTSGNSVVEAAIMKIAVGLAGGKSIVEPMKETGIFPAMVIQMVGVGEKTGQLGSMLLKVADFYDEEVDAAIDALTSMMEPLIMVVLGGAVGFLMIAMYMPMFSMSDAIKG
- the epmA gene encoding EF-P lysine aminoacylase EpmA is translated as MEFRPSCSRETWKNRLALTQKVRAFFQKRNVLEVETPVLSRASGTDAHLDYFETIGKPSRYLMTSPEFHLKRLLAADFGDIFEIAHAFRLDEVGRKHNSEFELVEWYRVGMHYEELMCEVEDLASEILGKMVKAERLSFREAYRRYAQVDPFTATREDFRQALKANQVPDVEGSDSFSREDFWDYLMVTVIEPHLGKDSPQFLMDYPESEAALAQTYLNANGDRVAKRFELYIQNMELCNGYEELTDPQEQRRRFEADIAWRKANGKPIPAIDERFLAALEHGMPAASGVAMGLDRLFMLALGKSKIEDVVLFMDDNS
- a CDS encoding YifB family Mg chelatase-like AAA ATPase — protein: MFQRIRTSCLLGIQAIPVNVEVDSSAGLPGFTLVGLPDNAVRESRERVVSSIRSSGYAAAGSRMTVNLSPADLKKEGTSLDLPLAMGMLIVSGEIPADNPEKFVFMGELSLDGKVKAVRGVLSVAMSLSKENDIFVVPRENVAEASLVEGLAVIGVSTLSECIEAVAPESGVTPLRSQGISHRNSVVDSSAPDFRSVVGMEGVKRALEIAAAGAHNFLLVGSPGSGKTFSARCLPGILPPMTDEEILECTQIYSSMRVLGAAGTERFLNRRPFRSPHHSSSMVALVGGGAHLRPGEASLAHNGVLFLDELPEFNRNVLEALREPMEEGIIRISRACGTVSWPARFMMGAAMNPCPCGYSMDPKRDCTCLPDAVRRYRQRISGPMLDRIDIQVAVPSTDPQSLMQKKAGESSAEIRERVIAARNLQRRRFGKKIRANAEMSSDATKAFAQMSTATEHFAVAAADKMQLSARGYYRMLKVARSIADLRIAKDGENAVDAPVENGDVAEALRYRAF
- a CDS encoding type IV pilus twitching motility protein PilT, producing MAYNIQDLLSEMVKRGASDLHITAGIPPMLRLAGKLAPMGTETLKPDETMRMTYSLMNELQKKAFEQNKECDFSFGIANLARFRANAYLQRGCVALALRIIPLEIKTFKDLDLPPIIAEFTTRPSGLVLVTGSTGSGKSTTLAAMIDKINKERHEHILTIEDPIEFLHKHQNCMVNQREVGNDTKSFSQALKMALRQDPDIVLIGEMRDLETIRAALTIAETGHLTLATLHTNSAVQTINRIVDAFPQGEQQTVRTQLSFVLQGVVCQMLLPKIGGGRVMCYEIMNVTPAIRALIRDNKSHQIGSMIEIGQKFGMNTMNMRLAELVRQGKLEHFEAVAKSPDPNQLEKELEKLGV